A window of the Butyricimonas faecalis genome harbors these coding sequences:
- the uvrA gene encoding excinuclease ABC subunit UvrA, with product MSKQSIELKGVRVHNLKNIDLNIKLNQFVVITGVSGSGKSSLAFDTLYAEGQRRYVESLSSYARQFLGRLNKPECDYIKGIPPAVAIEQKVNTSNPRSTVGTSTELYDYIKLLYARIGKTYSPVSGEEVKRHSVDDIYSYILEGHTDQTVVIMAKLAETTNENLPLLISQGFSRIKYGDEFIRISDLIEKNIPLDASKEMFLVIDRTRINDEKDTVSRIKDSVETALYEGNGTCYIDIDGVTRSFSNKFEADGIEFQIPTINTFSFNSPIGACPKCEGYGKILGIDEDLVVPNKSLSVYDDAVMCWRGEKMSEWKHFFVQRAHKINFPVHTPYFELTDKEKDLLWNSEYGIYAFFEHLEAKKFKIQNRVMIARYTGKTRCPVCHGTRLKKEASYVKINGRSITELVDIPISELKTYFDNLQLSEHDQTIAARVLPDIHNRIDFLLDVGLGYLTLNRLSSSLSGGESQRINLATSLGSALVGSLYILDEPSIGLHSRDTDRLIQVLQRLRDIGNTVVVVEHDEDIIKAADEIIDVGPLAGRLGGEIVYQGTLQNLKKADTLTADYIYGKKNIPVPAKRRKSKRYLLLSGATENNLKNIDVKIPLGIMTAVTGVSGSGKSTLIKTILVPALKKYYGDYSDRTGSFNRLSGDLNSIHGVEFIDQNPIGKSSRSNPVTYLKAWDDIRKIFADEKLSKLNGFKPAHFSFNVPGGRCEECQGEGIIKVEMQFMADVYLECEHCKGKRFKDEVLEVKYKGQNIYDILEMTVNQAVEFFSSGTSHSERSIVSKLQKLVDVGLGYIKLGQASSTLSGGESQRVKLAYHLSQENAEPTLFVFDEPTTGLHFHDIHKLMDSLNALIERGHTVLIIEHNMDVIKCTDNIIDLGPEGGSEGGYLVFEGTPEDLIKCEASYTGKYLAEKLQENK from the coding sequence ATGAGTAAGCAAAGCATTGAGTTGAAAGGTGTACGGGTTCATAACCTGAAAAATATCGACTTGAACATCAAGTTAAACCAGTTTGTCGTGATTACCGGGGTTTCCGGAAGCGGCAAATCTTCACTGGCTTTTGACACGTTATATGCAGAAGGACAACGACGCTACGTGGAAAGCTTGTCTTCCTACGCCCGTCAATTCTTGGGGAGATTGAACAAACCGGAATGTGACTACATTAAAGGTATCCCACCTGCCGTGGCAATCGAGCAAAAAGTGAATACCTCGAACCCGCGTTCAACCGTGGGAACATCCACGGAACTTTACGATTATATCAAACTGCTGTATGCCAGAATTGGTAAAACCTACTCCCCTGTTTCGGGCGAAGAAGTTAAGCGTCATAGCGTGGATGATATCTACTCGTATATTTTGGAAGGCCATACCGATCAGACGGTGGTCATCATGGCAAAATTGGCCGAGACGACAAATGAAAATCTTCCTCTTTTAATCAGCCAGGGATTCTCACGAATAAAATACGGGGATGAATTCATACGAATTTCCGATTTGATCGAAAAAAATATCCCGCTGGATGCCTCGAAGGAGATGTTTCTCGTGATTGACCGAACCCGGATAAATGACGAGAAAGACACGGTATCCCGGATAAAAGATTCCGTTGAAACGGCTCTTTACGAGGGAAACGGAACTTGTTACATTGACATTGACGGTGTAACACGCTCGTTTTCAAATAAATTCGAGGCGGATGGTATTGAATTTCAAATACCTACCATTAACACGTTCAGTTTCAACTCCCCCATCGGAGCTTGTCCGAAATGCGAAGGATACGGAAAAATACTCGGGATCGACGAGGATCTCGTGGTCCCCAACAAATCGTTGAGCGTCTACGATGACGCGGTCATGTGCTGGCGAGGAGAAAAAATGAGCGAGTGGAAACATTTTTTCGTACAACGTGCTCATAAGATCAATTTCCCGGTACATACCCCTTATTTTGAACTGACAGACAAGGAAAAAGATCTTCTTTGGAATAGTGAATACGGAATATACGCGTTTTTTGAACACCTGGAGGCTAAAAAGTTCAAAATACAGAACCGTGTAATGATTGCCAGGTATACGGGAAAAACCAGATGCCCGGTGTGCCACGGAACTCGCTTGAAAAAAGAAGCCTCCTACGTGAAAATAAACGGGCGATCGATTACAGAACTTGTAGATATACCCATCTCGGAACTGAAAACTTACTTTGACAACCTTCAGTTATCCGAACACGACCAGACAATTGCAGCACGAGTACTCCCGGATATTCACAACCGGATTGATTTTCTGTTGGATGTCGGTCTTGGCTACTTGACACTGAATCGTTTATCCTCCTCATTATCCGGTGGAGAGTCACAACGCATCAACCTAGCAACCTCTTTGGGTTCTGCTCTTGTCGGTTCGCTATATATTTTGGATGAACCGAGTATCGGGTTGCACTCCCGGGACACGGATCGCTTGATACAAGTACTTCAGCGTCTTCGCGATATCGGTAATACCGTGGTGGTCGTTGAGCATGACGAGGATATTATCAAAGCGGCGGACGAAATTATTGATGTCGGCCCCTTGGCAGGAAGATTGGGTGGAGAAATTGTATACCAGGGAACATTGCAAAACTTGAAAAAAGCGGACACCCTCACGGCAGACTATATATATGGGAAAAAGAACATTCCCGTTCCGGCAAAAAGAAGAAAATCAAAGCGTTACCTACTCCTTTCCGGGGCTACGGAAAATAACCTTAAAAACATTGATGTCAAAATTCCTTTGGGAATAATGACAGCCGTGACCGGGGTTAGCGGGTCGGGTAAGAGTACATTAATCAAAACGATTCTGGTACCTGCCCTGAAAAAATATTATGGCGACTATTCCGACCGTACCGGAAGCTTCAACCGCTTGAGTGGAGATTTGAATTCTATTCATGGCGTGGAATTTATTGACCAGAACCCGATTGGTAAATCTTCCCGTTCCAACCCGGTTACCTACCTGAAAGCATGGGACGATATACGTAAAATATTTGCTGACGAAAAATTGTCGAAATTAAACGGGTTCAAACCGGCACATTTTTCATTTAACGTACCGGGCGGCCGCTGCGAAGAGTGTCAGGGAGAAGGAATCATCAAAGTCGAGATGCAGTTCATGGCGGACGTCTATTTGGAATGTGAACATTGCAAAGGGAAACGCTTCAAGGATGAAGTTCTGGAAGTAAAGTACAAAGGACAGAATATATATGATATTTTGGAGATGACCGTGAACCAGGCCGTGGAATTTTTCTCTTCCGGGACAAGTCATAGCGAACGCAGCATCGTTAGCAAACTGCAAAAATTGGTTGATGTCGGTCTGGGGTATATAAAATTAGGTCAGGCATCCAGCACGTTAAGTGGCGGCGAGAGTCAACGTGTAAAACTGGCTTACCATCTTAGCCAGGAAAACGCGGAACCGACCCTTTTCGTGTTTGACGAACCGACCACGGGGTTGCATTTCCACGATATTCATAAGTTGATGGATTCCCTGAACGCGCTGATCGAACGAGGACACACGGTATTGATCATTGAACACAACATGGACGTGATCAAATGTACCGATAATATTATCGATTTAGGACCGGAAGGAGGAAGTGAAGGTGGCTATCTCGTTTTCGAGGGAACGCCGGAGGACTTGATAAAATGTGAAGCCTCTTATACCGGGAAATATCTTGCCGAGAAATTGCAGGAAAATAAATAA
- a CDS encoding dihydroorotate dehydrogenase electron transfer subunit, which translates to MKKLIDFTVTENKKLNHDTILLVLHSEELPEIQPGQFVNVRVDHSPSTFLRRPISVHDVDESRGLLYLFIKIVGCGTSTLSELQVGDKVNVMLPLGNHFSIPSSGRPLLIGGGCGVAPMLHLARVMKKQGLSPVVLIGTRTGKDILRKEEYEKYATVYYTTEDGSFGEKGYVTQHSVLKEKFDHIFCCGPEVMMKAVAGYANQNNIHCEVSLENTMACGIGACLCCVTDTKEGHKCVCTEGPIFNIKDLKWQI; encoded by the coding sequence ATGAAGAAGTTAATAGATTTCACTGTTACTGAGAACAAAAAATTAAATCACGACACCATTTTGTTGGTGTTGCATTCGGAGGAATTGCCTGAAATTCAACCGGGACAATTCGTGAATGTACGGGTGGATCACTCACCCTCAACTTTTTTAAGGAGACCGATTTCCGTGCATGACGTGGACGAATCACGCGGGTTACTTTACCTTTTCATCAAAATCGTGGGATGCGGAACATCAACCTTGAGTGAATTACAAGTCGGTGATAAAGTAAACGTGATGCTACCCCTTGGTAATCATTTCTCAATCCCGTCTTCCGGCAGACCTCTGCTCATTGGCGGCGGTTGCGGAGTTGCCCCGATGTTACACCTGGCCCGGGTGATGAAAAAACAAGGGTTATCGCCTGTCGTGTTGATCGGTACCCGAACCGGTAAAGACATTCTTCGAAAAGAAGAATACGAAAAATATGCAACTGTATACTATACAACTGAAGACGGATCTTTCGGGGAAAAAGGGTATGTCACGCAACATTCTGTTTTGAAAGAAAAATTTGATCATATCTTTTGTTGCGGTCCGGAAGTGATGATGAAAGCAGTTGCAGGGTATGCGAATCAAAATAATATTCATTGTGAAGTATCTTTGGAAAACACGATGGCTTGTGGTATCGGTGCATGCCTCTGTTGTGTAACCGACACGAAAGAAGGTCATAAATGCGTGTGTACGGAAGGTCCTATTTTCAACATAAAAGATTTAAAATGGCAAATTTAA
- a CDS encoding dihydroorotate dehydrogenase, with product MANLNIDINGLSLKNPVLTASGTFGYGTEFQDFIDLERLGGFIVKGTTLKHREGNPYPRMAETPSGMLNAVGLQNKGVDYFIEHIYPTIKDVNTNILVNVSGSTIADYVATAEKINALDRIPAIELNISCPNVKEGGMAFGTSCISASEVVKEVRKVYKKHLMVKLSPNVTSIQEIALAVEGAGADSVSLINTLMGMAVNVKTRKPVLSTITGGLSGPCVKPVALRMVWQVAKAVKIPVVGLGGISCANDAIEFLLAGASAIQIGTANFIDPTVTIKVIDGINDYLDQNGFTSVKEIIGVI from the coding sequence ATGGCAAATTTAAATATAGATATCAACGGTTTATCCTTGAAAAACCCCGTGTTAACCGCTTCCGGGACTTTCGGATATGGAACTGAATTTCAGGATTTTATTGATTTAGAGCGTCTAGGCGGGTTTATCGTGAAAGGAACAACGTTAAAACATCGCGAAGGAAATCCTTACCCCCGGATGGCCGAAACACCTTCCGGAATGTTAAACGCCGTGGGATTGCAGAATAAAGGTGTAGACTATTTCATAGAGCATATTTACCCGACAATAAAAGACGTGAACACGAATATACTGGTGAATGTATCCGGTTCAACTATCGCCGATTACGTTGCCACGGCAGAAAAAATCAACGCTTTGGATCGTATCCCGGCCATCGAACTGAACATCTCCTGTCCTAACGTGAAAGAAGGGGGTATGGCTTTTGGAACGAGTTGCATTTCAGCTTCCGAGGTGGTCAAGGAAGTTCGGAAAGTCTACAAAAAACATTTGATGGTCAAATTATCTCCTAATGTCACGAGTATACAGGAAATTGCCTTGGCCGTGGAAGGTGCTGGCGCGGATTCGGTGTCACTCATCAACACGTTGATGGGGATGGCTGTCAATGTAAAAACTAGAAAACCTGTATTAAGCACAATTACAGGCGGCTTGAGTGGTCCTTGCGTGAAACCCGTGGCCCTTCGTATGGTTTGGCAAGTTGCCAAGGCCGTGAAAATCCCCGTGGTCGGTTTAGGTGGAATAAGTTGTGCTAACGATGCCATCGAATTCCTATTGGCCGGAGCCTCAGCCATACAGATCGGGACGGCAAATTTCATCGATCCGACGGTAACAATAAAAGTAATTGATGGCATTAACGATTACTTGGACCAAAACGGCTTCACGTCGGTAAAAGAAATAATTGGGGTGATATAA
- a CDS encoding helix-turn-helix domain-containing protein: MQERLNQIIEKKGLTATKFAAMIGVNASTISHILAGRNKPGFDIINNIAKTFPDLNLTWLITGNGSMDNSPVQKEKNPVMSEPTLFDMEPTEKQNASVIPDKNVKSEETRDPIASVRPFTKQTKKIKRIILFFEDGSFEDYEKE; encoded by the coding sequence ATGCAAGAACGTTTGAATCAAATTATTGAGAAAAAGGGACTGACTGCAACAAAATTTGCAGCCATGATTGGCGTAAATGCTTCTACAATTTCCCATATTCTTGCAGGTAGGAATAAACCCGGTTTTGATATTATCAATAATATCGCCAAAACATTTCCGGATCTTAATCTGACTTGGTTAATTACAGGAAACGGATCGATGGATAATTCTCCCGTGCAAAAAGAAAAAAATCCGGTGATGTCCGAACCGACTTTATTTGATATGGAACCGACGGAAAAACAAAATGCGTCTGTTATTCCCGATAAAAATGTGAAATCAGAAGAAACTAGAGATCCGATAGCATCCGTCAGGCCTTTCACGAAACAGACCAAAAAAATAAAACGGATTATACTGTTTTTTGAAGATGGCAGTTTTGAGGACTATGAAAAGGAATAA
- a CDS encoding aminopeptidase P family protein: MNIPEKLIELRRIMNRENIAAYIISGTDPHNSEYLPAPWQQRKWISGFTGSYGTVVVTKNEAGLWTDTRYFIQAEKELAGSGIKLHKLRIPGAVDYPQWLAEVLEPGNKVGIDGFCMSVSDVRNLKNVLGPKNITIQEQIDLLGEMWFDRPALPMEKITRLETKYVGESAGERIDKIREFIRDHRGDAMLFSCLDEIAWLYNIRCNDIAYNPVAISYAIVEKDKAHLFIKLDKISQEIALQLAADGIELHDYHHLFLFLDEQKKENVYFADTNTCNYAVFNHLAKKFEVREIESPIPLLKAVKNATELEGFRLACRKDGVALSKFYYWLENRLLQQPVTELEAAEQLTRFRSRDKEYVSDSFGCISAYGPNAALPHYSATPEQQSEIQPKGLYLVDSGAQYMHGTTDVTRTMPLGELTELEKEDYTLVLKGMIDLSMLYFPKGSKGCNIDIVARLPLYMNLRNFGHGTGHGVGYFLNVHEGPQSIRPDLKNQEILPGMVTSNEPGLYREGLHGIRHENLIVCRPKAVNEFGEFYQFETITLCYFDTSALLTKLLNQDEIDWLNAYNERVYQEVSPYLEEQERVWLRNKTKAI; this comes from the coding sequence ATGAATATACCAGAGAAATTAATCGAGTTAAGACGCATTATGAATCGAGAAAATATTGCGGCTTATATCATATCCGGAACAGATCCTCATAATAGCGAATACCTTCCCGCGCCATGGCAACAGAGAAAATGGATTTCCGGTTTTACCGGGTCGTATGGAACTGTCGTGGTGACCAAAAACGAAGCGGGATTGTGGACGGATACCCGTTATTTCATTCAAGCGGAGAAAGAATTGGCCGGTTCCGGGATAAAGCTCCATAAATTGCGTATTCCCGGGGCTGTGGATTATCCTCAATGGCTGGCAGAAGTACTTGAACCTGGAAATAAGGTGGGAATTGATGGCTTTTGTATGTCTGTTAGTGATGTACGCAACCTGAAAAACGTGTTGGGTCCTAAAAATATAACCATCCAGGAGCAAATTGATTTGTTGGGCGAAATGTGGTTTGATCGTCCGGCCCTTCCCATGGAAAAAATAACGCGTCTAGAAACAAAATATGTCGGGGAATCCGCGGGAGAACGGATTGATAAAATTCGTGAATTTATACGCGATCATCGTGGTGACGCCATGTTATTCAGCTGTTTGGATGAAATTGCTTGGTTATACAACATTCGCTGTAATGACATTGCTTACAATCCGGTTGCCATATCTTACGCTATTGTAGAAAAAGACAAAGCCCATTTGTTTATTAAATTGGACAAGATTTCTCAAGAAATAGCACTGCAATTGGCTGCAGATGGAATTGAATTACATGATTACCACCATTTGTTCCTTTTCTTAGATGAACAAAAGAAAGAAAACGTGTATTTCGCGGATACTAATACGTGCAACTATGCTGTTTTTAATCATCTGGCGAAAAAATTTGAGGTACGTGAAATCGAATCTCCCATCCCTTTGCTGAAAGCTGTAAAAAATGCGACTGAACTGGAGGGATTTAGATTGGCTTGCCGAAAAGATGGCGTTGCGTTATCTAAATTTTATTATTGGTTGGAAAATAGATTGTTACAACAGCCTGTGACGGAATTGGAAGCAGCGGAACAATTAACCAGGTTCCGTTCGCGAGATAAAGAGTACGTGTCGGATAGTTTCGGGTGTATTTCTGCTTACGGCCCCAATGCTGCTTTACCGCATTATTCAGCCACCCCGGAACAACAATCGGAAATACAACCCAAAGGATTGTATCTCGTGGACTCCGGTGCGCAATACATGCATGGAACGACAGACGTTACCCGCACGATGCCGTTGGGAGAACTGACAGAATTGGAAAAGGAGGATTACACGCTTGTTTTAAAAGGCATGATCGATCTTAGCATGTTGTATTTTCCTAAAGGATCCAAAGGGTGCAACATCGATATAGTTGCCAGGTTGCCATTATATATGAATCTTCGGAATTTCGGTCATGGAACAGGACATGGTGTCGGGTATTTCCTGAACGTGCATGAAGGTCCGCAATCCATTCGTCCGGATTTAAAGAATCAAGAAATATTGCCGGGTATGGTCACTTCCAACGAACCGGGGCTATACCGTGAAGGATTACACGGCATTCGCCACGAGAACTTGATCGTGTGCCGACCTAAGGCGGTAAATGAGTTTGGTGAATTCTATCAATTTGAAACAATAACTCTTTGTTATTTCGATACTTCTGCCCTGCTAACTAAACTTTTAAATCAAGATGAAATCGATTGGCTGAATGCTTACAACGAGCGGGTTTATCAAGAAGTATCTCCTTATCTTGAAGAACAGGAAAGGGTTTGGTTGCGAAACAAGACAAAAGCAATT